The following coding sequences are from one Nicotiana tomentosiformis chromosome 3, ASM39032v3, whole genome shotgun sequence window:
- the LOC138908069 gene encoding uncharacterized protein, which yields MGQLASNQNTRPAGALPSDTEKNPQVNTVTLRNRRELEEEPMKRRDKPILEGKLIPKATHESKKDDASLEPVNAARPPPPFPQRLQKKNYDHMFNKFLSMLSQVQLNLSFVDVLREIPKYVKYIKDIVAHKRRLTEFETIVLTKECTLRVQNKLPQKIKDHGSFNIPVRIGDAIIKVIEGKMIMRVDNEEAIFIVYRAIQLLRHYEELSMIFVVEVDKQLIDTSIYLDNSLEKTLMFFYSLEINDEVEEVMHILDASYAYMQGLNPFETLNRPSRPPPKLSIEEAPKLELKPLPPHLQYAYLGGSDTLSVIVSSDLSKL from the exons atggggcagttagcgtCAAATCAAAATACTAGGCCTGCAGGcgctcttcccagtgatacagagaagaaccctcaagttaatacAGTCACACTCAGAAACAGGAGGGAATTAGAAGAAGAGCCAATGAAGAGAAGGGATAAGCCTATACTTGAGGGGAAGTTGATTCCTAAGGCAACACACGAGTCAAAGAAAGATGATGCAAGTTTAGAGCCAGTGAAtgctgcaaggccaccaccacctttcccccaaagattacAGAAGAAGAATTATGAtcacatgttcaacaaatttctttCTATGTTGAGCCAAGTTCAATTAAATCTTTCATttgtggatgtacttcgtgaaattccaaaataTGTTAAGTACAtcaaagatatagtggctcacaagaggagatTGACTGAATTCGAGACAATTGTACTTACTAAGGAGTGCACTTTGAGGGTCCaaaacaaactccctcaaaagaTTAAGGACCATGGCAGTTTCAACATCCCTGTACGGATTG GTGATGCAATTATTAAAGTGATAGAgggaaaaatgattatgagggtggacaacgaggaagcaatTTTTATTGTCTATAGGGCGATCCAACTTCTCCGCcattatgaggagctctctatgatatttGTTGTGGAGGTGGATAAGCAACTTATCGACACGAGCATATATCTAGACAATTCTCTAGAGAAAACACTCATGTTTTTCTATAGCTTGGAGATTAATGACGAGGTTGAGGAGGTGATGCATATACTAGATGCATCTTATGCCTACATGCAGGGATTAAATCCCTTTGAGACCCTAAATAGGCCAAGTAGGCCTCCTCCAAAGCTGtcgattgaagaagctccaaaattggaactGAAACCcttaccccctcaccttcaatatgcttatctGGGTGGTTCTGACACTCTAtctgttattgtttcttctgacTTGTCTAAATTGTAG